The sequence GGTTACACGAGTTCTCTCTGAGTTTAATAATGAACTGAAACTTCAGGGATTCAAGGCATTTCAAATTGAAAATGACAGTAATGAAACGCGTACCTACAGCAGAAAAGAATTCTATAAAATTTGCCTTACAACCGGAAAAAGTAAAATTCACTATTCTGATAAAACCTATGAGCAGGAAGGTACAATTCTCTTTTTTGGCAATCCGCATATTCCTTACTCCTGGGAAACGATTTCTACAACATATGTGGGTTATACCATTCTTTTCTCTGCCGAATTCTTTAAAAATTCTGAACGTTCCGAGAGTCTTCAGCAATCTTCATTCTTTAAGATTGGCGGAACTCCGGTTTTGAAAATAACTTCTGAACAAAGAAACTTTCTTAATACTATTTTCCAAAAAATGATTGCTGAGCAAGAGAGCGAATATGTGTTTAAAGATGAATTGATTCGCAATTATATAAGTCTCATTATCCACGAATCTTTGAAGATGGAGCCTTCTGAAAATTATGAGCAAAGCAAGAATGCATCGTCAAGATTAACCTCTGTTTTTCTAGAATTACTCGAAAGACAATTTCCGATTGAAACCACTGCAAATCCTCTTCAATTAAGAACAGCGCAACATTATGCTCAGCATCTGAATGTGCACATCAATTATCTGAATCGTGCAGTAAAAGAAGTCACCGGAAAATCTACGACTTCGCATATTACCGAAAGAATCATTACAGAATCAAAAGCACTTTTGCAGCACACCGACTGGAGCATTTCCGAAATCGCTTATGCGCTAGGTTTCGAATATCCAACTTATTTTAATAATTTCTTTAAAAAACAAACAGGAACCAATCCTAAAGCTTTTCGACTGACTGAAGTTTGATTTTCTTAATTCTTGGTTTGATAATCTTTAACGGCTTGCTTATAAGTCGTGATATCTTTGTATCTGATAATCAAATCAATTTAAAATGTCAGATTCAAAGCATAATTCCGGTTCTAAATTATTTCAAAATGATATTTTTGAAAGGCTTTTAGCTGGTGAAACTATCCTTCCAAACGATTCACAAATAGACAAATTGCGAGAAGAAGCTTTTGCTGTAAAAGTATTGCTTAATCAGATGAATAATTCTTCAAATCCTGAAGAAATTACAGACATATTATCTCAAATTTTAGACAAAGAAGTTCAGGATATTGCTGTCTTCACACCCATTTACATCAATTATGGTAAGCACATTACCATTGGTAAAAACGTCTTTATTAATTTCGACTGTACCTTTCTTGCATTAGGCGGAATTATCATCGAAAATGATGTTTTAATTGGCCCGAAAGTAAGTCTCATTACCGAAAATCACCCATTAAATCCCAAAGATAGAAAAGGTCTGATTTGCAAATCTATTCTTATCAAAAAAAATGCGTGGATTGGTGCTAATGCAACGATTTTACCTGGTGTAACGATTGGCGAAAATGCCATAGTCGCTGCAGGAGCTGTAGTTTCTAAAGATGTTCCTGATAATACCGTCGTTGGTGGAATTCCTGCAAAATTTATTAAAACAATTTAAATTCGAAGTAATATGAAAAAAGCATTAGCAGTTACAATATTGTTTCTGTTCACAGGACAATTATTCTCACAAAAAGTAAAATCAAATTTAGAAAAAATGACCACTACAAAAGAACATTATACATTCCAGTTAAGCGATAAAGTGACCCGCCAAAAAGTACACTTCAAAAATCGTTACGGAATCA comes from Chryseobacterium sp. 3008163 and encodes:
- a CDS encoding helix-turn-helix domain-containing protein, with the translated sequence MKEKVTRVLSEFNNELKLQGFKAFQIENDSNETRTYSRKEFYKICLTTGKSKIHYSDKTYEQEGTILFFGNPHIPYSWETISTTYVGYTILFSAEFFKNSERSESLQQSSFFKIGGTPVLKITSEQRNFLNTIFQKMIAEQESEYVFKDELIRNYISLIIHESLKMEPSENYEQSKNASSRLTSVFLELLERQFPIETTANPLQLRTAQHYAQHLNVHINYLNRAVKEVTGKSTTSHITERIITESKALLQHTDWSISEIAYALGFEYPTYFNNFFKKQTGTNPKAFRLTEV
- a CDS encoding sugar O-acetyltransferase gives rise to the protein MSDSKHNSGSKLFQNDIFERLLAGETILPNDSQIDKLREEAFAVKVLLNQMNNSSNPEEITDILSQILDKEVQDIAVFTPIYINYGKHITIGKNVFINFDCTFLALGGIIIENDVLIGPKVSLITENHPLNPKDRKGLICKSILIKKNAWIGANATILPGVTIGENAIVAAGAVVSKDVPDNTVVGGIPAKFIKTI